DNA sequence from the Paenibacillus azoreducens genome:
TGCCGGAGCTTTCAATTTCGATCAGCCCCTGGGCTTTCAGAAGATCCGTTTCAGCGCGCAGCACCCGCTCCGTCATATGGAGCGATGCCGCCAGCGTCCGCCGGCCGATCAGCTCCGAAAGCATGATCTGATGAAGAATGGTGTACCTAGTCTTGAGAATGTCCATGAGATCAGGCAGAAGCTGCTTTTGTATCTCTAATATTTTCCGCATTGCTTTCCACTCCTGCAACTTCAAGTTCCTTCTCTCCGGTTCCTGGCCTTAAAATGTCCCGGGTTAACGTTTTAAGTCCCACTTACATTTTACTCAATTTCCGGCTCTGTTGCAAGTAGTCCAACGACTATCATTTACATTCTTTCTTCCTCTTATACAAGCGCGTGTGCAGTTCCTCACAACAAAGCACGGCAGTATATGGAAAAACAAGGTTTCCGCCGATTTTAGAAAAGGAACTATTGCAAAGTCACCCGGTTTAGCGTATAATAACTTTTGCTGCATGAAATGTATGTGTCAGTACTTGCTGGCAGCACATCTCACAATTTGCATCATGCGCCCGTGGTCCAATGGATATGACGTAGGCCTCCGGAGCCTGAGATCGAGGTTCGATTCCTCGCGGGCGCGCCATTACTTTATAATGAAAGCTTGTACCATATATTTAACCCGTAAGCCCAAAGCCAATCATAGGCTATTTTTTTTGCCCGGAGTTTGACTTTCTTTGACTTTTTGATTGGAATTGTTTATCATGAGGTTAATACGGTAAAAGTATGTATAGAATGATTACATTTAAATCAATTAAGGGTTTTGCAAAAATCTAAGAAGCGACTTTAGCAATATATAGATCGAAACGATCTTGTTCGTTATATATATTGCTCCCTGGGAGCGACTGAAATCGAATTTTGCAAAATCTAAATAAGGGAGGTTTTCCACGTGAGTTATATACCTATGGTCGTTGAACAAAGCAACCGCGGCGAACGCGCCTACGACATTTATTCCAGACTTTTGAAGGACCGCATTATTTTCCTGGGATCCGATGTCAACGACGTGGTGGCCAATTCGATTATTGCCCAGCTGCTGTTCTTGGCTGCCGAAGACCCTGAGAAGGACATTCATCTTTACATCAACAGCCCGGGCGGCTCCATTACAGCCGGTATGGCGATTTTTGATACCATGCAATACATCAAGCCGGACGTATCCACCATCTGCGTGGGTCTTGCTGCTTCCATGGGCGCATTCCTGCTGAACGCAGGCGCGAAAGGCAAACGTTACGCCCTGCCTAACAGTGAAATCATGATCCACCAGCCTCTTGGCGGTGCTCAAGGACAGGCAACGGATATCGAAATCCGCGCCCGCCGCATTTTGAAAATGCGCGATACGCTGAACCGTATCCTCGCCGAACGCACAGGCCAGCCGCTGGAACGCATCGAAAAAGATACCGACCGCGACTACTTCATGAGCGCGAAGGAAGCTGCCGAATACGGCATTGTCGATAAGGTGCTCGAGCATCCTCCGGTAAAAGGCGTTTAATAGAGCGCGATCAAGAAAATCGCTGCTTAAACTAGTAAGAAAAGCGCCCATTGTTACGCTATTCAGGACAATCTAATTGGTCTATTATTTTGGCCTATGCTTCTGTGCTTATTCCAAATACTTTGCTGGGAACCCAAAAACTTATAAATTTAAAAACAGGGCTTTCTCCGAGAGTCTGGCACACCAGATTTCGGGGAGAAGCCCCTGTTTTTTTGTTTTCAAATTTTAAATTTTTTTCTTTTGGCGCTTTTGGCCGAATAATAGGATTAAGCGTTAAAAATGATAGATTTCCTGCTTTTTTCACCCTCACACTCCCATCGGGATGTAGACATTTACACATTGACTATCCCAATATATTGAGGTAAAATTCATTTTGCCATCTACATATTGATGAATTCAACCTAAATGATACCACTACGACTTGCCTCTGGAACTAGAAGCAGCACGGAAGGCAGCGTCGTTTTTTATTGCAAAATATCTGTTAGGAGTGATAGGGATGTTGGTTGTCTACGATTCCAAAACCGGGAATGTCAGACGTTTTATAAACAAGCTGAATATGCGGGCCGTTTCCATCGCGGAACAGGAACAGGTGAACGAACCTTATGTTCTTGTGACGTATACGACCGGCTTTGGGCAAGTGCCTGAAAAGGTAAAAACATTTTTGTCCCATAACAGCAAGATGCTGCGCGGGGTTTCCGCCAGCGGCAACCGCAACTGGGGACCGGGCTTTGCCAAAAGCGCGGATACCATCTCCGATATGTACCATGTTCCGGTCATTACGAAATTCGAACTGTCGGGAACATCGCAGGATATAGAAACTTTTGTTGAAAGGGTGCGGACTATTGAAGCATATTGAATTGAACAACGAATTGATGCAGCGCGGTGCGGACGGATATTTTCAATTAGAGAAAGATAAAGAAGCGGTCGCGGCTTTTATGGAAGAAGTCGAAGAACAAACCATGAAATTCGGATCCCTTCGCGAGAAACTGGATTACCTGATTGAAAATGACTACTACGAAAATGTATTTGAAAAATATACTTACGAGGAAGTCGAATCGGTATTTACCCTCACATCCAAAAGCGACTTCCAGTTCCAATCCTACATGGCTATATCCAAGTTCTATAAGGATTACGCGATGAAGACCAATGACAAAAGCAAATATCTGGAGCAATACCCGGACCGCGTCGCCATTGTCGCCCTTCATCTTGGGGATGGAGACGGCGCTAAGGCACTGCGCATCGCGGAAGCTATGATCGAACAGCGCCTGCAGCCGGCAACGCCGACATTCCTGAATGCGGGCAAAAGCCGCCGCGGCGAATTGGTGTCATGCTTCCTGCTGGAAATGGACGACTCCCTCAACTCGATCAACTATGTGCTCGGAACCTGCATGCAGTTGTCCAAAATCGGGGGCGGCGTAGCCGTCAACCTGTCGAAGCTGCGCGGACGCGGCGAACCGATCAAAGGAGTGGCCGGAGCGGCCAAAGGCATTATGCCGGTGCTTAAGCTCATGGAAGATGCTTTCTCCTATGCCGACCAAATGGGGCAGCGCAAAGGATCGGGCGCAGGTTACTACAATATTTTTGGTTGGGATGTCATCGAGTTCCTCGATTCGAAAAAGATTAAT
Encoded proteins:
- the clpP gene encoding ATP-dependent Clp endopeptidase proteolytic subunit ClpP, coding for MSYIPMVVEQSNRGERAYDIYSRLLKDRIIFLGSDVNDVVANSIIAQLLFLAAEDPEKDIHLYINSPGGSITAGMAIFDTMQYIKPDVSTICVGLAASMGAFLLNAGAKGKRYALPNSEIMIHQPLGGAQGQATDIEIRARRILKMRDTLNRILAERTGQPLERIEKDTDRDYFMSAKEAAEYGIVDKVLEHPPVKGV
- the nrdI gene encoding class Ib ribonucleoside-diphosphate reductase assembly flavoprotein NrdI, coding for MLVVYDSKTGNVRRFINKLNMRAVSIAEQEQVNEPYVLVTYTTGFGQVPEKVKTFLSHNSKMLRGVSASGNRNWGPGFAKSADTISDMYHVPVITKFELSGTSQDIETFVERVRTIEAY